One Bosea sp. 685 DNA segment encodes these proteins:
- the puuE gene encoding allantoinase PuuE — MTDTAYPRDLKGYGRDAPNPHWPGQARIAVQFVINYEEGGENNILHGDAASEAFLSEIVGAAPWPGQRHMNMESIYEYGSRAGYWRLWRMFTERKMPVTVFAVASALARYPEIVASMQEAHWEIATHGLKWIDYRDVPAERERADILEAIRIQTELTGERPLGCYQGRTSQNTIPLTMAEGGFLYTADIYADELPYWLAGPSGPQLAVPYTLDANDMRFATPQGFNAGDQFFAYLKDSFDMLYAEGETAPKMMSVGLHCRLVGRPGRAAALARFLDYVQSHDRVWVATRLEIARHWIRHHPPAGDYVPSKLPKALFVEVFGRVWEHSPWVAAASHDAGLAASQDSATGLHAAMAKAMRAGSRDQQKALLLAHPDLAGKLAAAGELTPESSQEQASAGLDRLTSDERVRFTALNEAYKARFGIPFIIAVKGLSKPEILAAFEARLKSSPEQEFETALGQVETIALLRLKELLPG, encoded by the coding sequence ATGACCGACACCGCCTATCCGCGCGACCTCAAGGGCTATGGCCGCGACGCCCCCAATCCGCATTGGCCGGGCCAGGCCCGCATCGCCGTGCAGTTCGTGATCAACTACGAGGAAGGCGGCGAGAACAACATCCTGCATGGCGACGCGGCCTCGGAGGCTTTCCTGTCCGAGATCGTCGGCGCGGCGCCCTGGCCCGGCCAGCGCCACATGAACATGGAGTCGATCTACGAATACGGCTCGCGCGCCGGCTATTGGCGGCTCTGGCGCATGTTCACCGAACGGAAGATGCCGGTCACCGTCTTCGCGGTGGCAAGCGCGCTCGCCCGCTATCCCGAGATCGTCGCATCGATGCAGGAGGCCCATTGGGAGATCGCGACCCACGGCCTGAAATGGATCGACTATCGCGATGTACCGGCCGAGCGCGAACGCGCCGACATTCTCGAAGCCATCCGCATCCAGACCGAACTCACCGGCGAGCGCCCGCTCGGCTGCTATCAGGGCCGCACATCACAGAACACGATTCCGCTCACCATGGCGGAAGGCGGCTTCCTCTATACGGCCGATATCTATGCCGATGAATTGCCCTATTGGCTTGCCGGCCCGAGCGGCCCGCAGCTCGCCGTGCCCTATACGCTCGACGCCAACGACATGCGCTTCGCCACGCCGCAGGGCTTCAATGCCGGCGACCAGTTCTTCGCCTATCTGAAGGACTCGTTCGACATGCTCTATGCCGAGGGCGAGACGGCGCCCAAGATGATGTCGGTCGGGCTGCATTGCCGGCTCGTCGGCAGGCCCGGACGCGCCGCGGCACTGGCGCGCTTCCTCGACTATGTTCAGAGCCATGATCGCGTCTGGGTCGCGACCCGGCTCGAGATCGCCCGCCACTGGATCAGGCATCACCCGCCGGCAGGCGATTATGTGCCCTCGAAACTGCCCAAGGCGCTCTTCGTCGAGGTCTTCGGCCGGGTCTGGGAGCATTCGCCCTGGGTCGCGGCAGCCAGCCATGACGCCGGCCTGGCCGCGAGCCAGGACAGCGCCACCGGCCTGCACGCGGCGATGGCGAAAGCGATGCGCGCCGGCTCACGCGACCAGCAGAAGGCGCTCCTGCTCGCCCATCCCGACCTTGCCGGCAAGCTCGCTGCCGCAGGCGAACTGACGCCAGAATCGAGCCAGGAACAGGCCTCTGCCGGGCTCGACCGGTTGACCAGCGACGAGCGCGTCCGCTTCACCGCATTGAACGAGGCCTATAAGGCCCGCTTCGGCATCCCCTTCATCATCGCCGTGAAGGGGCTGTCGAAGCCGGAGATCCTGGCCGCCTTCGAAGCGCGCCTGAAAAGCTCGCCTGAGCAGGAATTCGAAACAGCACTCGGACAGGTCGAGACGATCGCGCTGTTGCGGCTGAAGGAGTTGCTGCCGGGATAA
- the uraH gene encoding hydroxyisourate hydrolase, with protein sequence MGRLSTHVLDTVNGRPAPGVAITLDRLLPDGSRRRLVETRTNADGRTDAPLLSGDGLTTGTYELSFAIGAYFRALGTPLPEPAFLDIVPLRFGIADAQGHYHVPLLASPWSYSTYRGS encoded by the coding sequence ATGGGACGCCTCTCCACCCATGTGCTGGACACGGTCAACGGCAGGCCGGCGCCGGGCGTGGCGATCACGCTCGACCGCCTGCTGCCGGATGGTTCGCGCCGCCGCCTCGTCGAGACGCGGACCAATGCCGACGGCCGCACCGATGCGCCGCTCCTGAGCGGAGACGGACTGACCACCGGCACCTATGAACTGAGCTTCGCGATCGGCGCTTATTTCCGCGCGCTGGGCACACCCCTGCCGGAGCCCGCCTTCCTCGATATCGTGCCGCTGCGCTTCGGCATCGCCGACGCGCAAGGCCATTATCACGTCCCGCTCCTGGCCTCGCCCTGGAGCTACTCCACCTACCGCGGCAGCTGA
- a CDS encoding urate hydroxylase PuuD, translating to MLDAYLMEWGGMLLRWLHVITAIAWIGSSFFFIHLDASLRPAADIPPGEGGRAWQVHGGGFYEMRKYMVAPAVMPAELTWHKWQSYWTWISGFFLLVWVYYAQSELYLIDPAVMALSPFAAGAIGIAALALGWLFYDWLCRSRLGRNDVVLGLLGFGYVVAASWAFASVFSGRGALIHTGALMATIMTANVFFNIMPGQRKVIAALTAGEKPDPKYGKAAKQRSTHNNYITLPVLFLMLSNHYPVTYANSAVIPVLVALIIVAGALIRHFYNLRHADHAKSPWWCWGVAILALWLAFWIAMASSPGGRERLGLSPLAAAKPVLLAGMALPPVEISNIVSGRCAMCHAPEPSWPGIQIAPKGVLLHEPELIAAHARAIRVQAVMTHAMPPNNLSGMTQDERRVLAAWLGNTR from the coding sequence ATGCTTGACGCCTATCTCATGGAATGGGGCGGCATGCTGCTGCGCTGGCTGCATGTGATCACGGCGATCGCCTGGATCGGCTCGTCCTTCTTCTTCATCCATCTCGACGCCAGCTTGAGGCCCGCCGCCGACATTCCGCCAGGTGAGGGTGGGCGCGCTTGGCAGGTCCATGGCGGCGGCTTCTACGAGATGCGCAAATACATGGTCGCTCCGGCCGTGATGCCAGCCGAGCTGACCTGGCATAAATGGCAGAGCTACTGGACCTGGATCTCGGGCTTCTTCCTGCTGGTCTGGGTCTATTACGCGCAGTCGGAGCTCTATCTGATCGATCCGGCGGTGATGGCGCTTTCGCCGTTCGCGGCGGGTGCGATCGGCATCGCAGCGCTGGCCCTGGGCTGGCTGTTCTATGACTGGCTGTGCCGCTCGCGGCTGGGCAGGAACGACGTCGTGCTGGGCCTGCTCGGCTTCGGCTATGTCGTCGCGGCGAGCTGGGCCTTCGCCAGCGTCTTTTCCGGGCGTGGCGCCTTGATCCATACCGGCGCGCTGATGGCGACGATCATGACCGCCAATGTCTTCTTCAACATCATGCCGGGCCAACGCAAAGTGATCGCGGCGCTGACGGCGGGCGAAAAGCCCGATCCGAAATATGGCAAGGCGGCCAAGCAGCGCTCGACGCATAACAACTATATCACCCTGCCGGTGCTGTTCCTGATGCTGTCTAACCATTATCCGGTGACCTACGCCAATTCGGCGGTGATTCCAGTGCTGGTGGCGCTGATCATCGTCGCGGGCGCGTTGATCCGGCATTTCTACAATCTGCGCCATGCCGACCATGCGAAGTCACCCTGGTGGTGCTGGGGCGTCGCGATCCTGGCGCTCTGGCTTGCCTTCTGGATTGCGATGGCGTCCTCCCCGGGCGGGCGCGAGCGGCTGGGACTTTCGCCGCTGGCGGCGGCCAAACCCGTGTTGCTGGCGGGAATGGCCTTGCCGCCGGTCGAGATCAGCAACATCGTCAGCGGGCGCTGCGCCATGTGCCATGCGCCGGAGCCGTCCTGGCCCGGTATCCAGATCGCGCCCAAGGGCGTGCTGCTGCACGAGCCGGAACTCATCGCCGCCCATGCCCGCGCCATCAGGGTGCAAGCGGTGATGACGCATGCGATGCCGCCCAATAATCTCTCCGGCATGACCCAGGATGAACGCAGGGTGCTGGCCGCCTGGCTCGGGAATACCCGCTGA
- a CDS encoding NAD(P)/FAD-dependent oxidoreductase, whose protein sequence is MSDVAVAGEVITTDVVIVGAGPCGLFAVFELGLLDIKAHLVDILPKVGGQCAELYPEKPIYDIPGFPIVTGQGLVDNLVEQIKPFGPTFHLNQMIEALEPIGTADAPRFRVTTDAGTVFETKTVIVAAGGGSFQPKKPPIPGIDAYEGNSVFYAVRKMEAFRGRDILIVGGGDSALDWTLNLQPIARRVTLMHRRDDFRAAPHSVEQMRALVASGQMDMKLGQVTGLKGEGSALQAAICRDNAGETFEIACDTLLPFFGLTMKLGPIADWGLNLNENLIPADTEKFETSTPGIFAIGDINTYPGKLKLILSGFHEAALAAQKVHRYVYPDKRLTFQYTTSSTSLQKKLGVA, encoded by the coding sequence ATGAGCGACGTGGCCGTTGCCGGTGAGGTCATCACCACGGATGTCGTGATAGTCGGCGCGGGTCCGTGCGGGCTGTTTGCGGTGTTCGAGCTGGGCTTGCTCGACATCAAGGCGCATCTGGTCGACATCCTGCCCAAGGTCGGCGGGCAATGCGCCGAGCTCTATCCGGAAAAGCCGATCTACGACATTCCCGGCTTCCCGATCGTCACCGGCCAGGGCCTGGTCGACAACCTCGTCGAGCAGATCAAGCCGTTTGGCCCGACCTTCCATTTGAACCAGATGATCGAGGCGCTGGAGCCGATCGGCACGGCAGACGCTCCGCGCTTCCGCGTCACCACCGATGCCGGCACCGTGTTCGAGACCAAGACCGTCATCGTCGCCGCCGGCGGCGGCTCGTTCCAGCCCAAGAAGCCGCCGATCCCCGGCATCGACGCTTATGAAGGCAACTCGGTCTTCTACGCCGTGCGCAAGATGGAGGCCTTCCGCGGCCGCGACATCCTGATCGTCGGCGGCGGAGACTCGGCGCTCGACTGGACGCTCAACCTGCAGCCCATCGCCAGGCGCGTCACGCTGATGCATCGCCGCGACGATTTCCGCGCCGCGCCCCATTCGGTCGAGCAGATGCGCGCGCTCGTCGCATCCGGCCAGATGGACATGAAGCTCGGCCAGGTCACCGGCCTCAAGGGCGAAGGCTCGGCGCTGCAGGCTGCGATCTGCCGCGACAATGCCGGCGAGACCTTCGAGATCGCCTGCGATACGCTCCTGCCCTTCTTCGGCCTGACCATGAAGCTCGGCCCGATCGCCGATTGGGGCCTCAATCTCAACGAGAACCTGATCCCGGCCGACACCGAGAAGTTCGAAACCTCGACGCCCGGCATCTTCGCCATCGGTGACATCAACACCTATCCCGGCAAGCTCAAGCTGATCCTCTCGGGCTTCCACGAGGCCGCGCTCGCAGCCCAAAAAGTCCATCGCTACGTCTATCCCGACAAGCGACTGACCTTCCAGTACACGACCTCCTCGACATCCCTCCAGAAGAAACTCGGAGTCGCATGA
- a CDS encoding GlcG/HbpS family heme-binding protein — MLTLAQAQTILAAALSHAEKSGFKPLAIAVLDARGAQKVFAAQDGTSLKRGEIALGKAHGSVAMGLGSRALHKMAEERPYFIEAATHAVGGSLVPVPGGVLIRDTNNLLLGAIGISGDTSDNDEAAAVTGITAAGLRADTGA; from the coding sequence ATGCTGACGCTCGCCCAGGCCCAGACCATTCTCGCAGCCGCCCTTAGCCACGCCGAAAAGAGCGGGTTCAAGCCGCTCGCCATCGCGGTCCTCGACGCGCGCGGCGCGCAGAAGGTCTTCGCGGCGCAGGACGGCACCAGCCTGAAGCGCGGCGAGATCGCGCTCGGCAAGGCCCATGGCTCGGTCGCGATGGGCCTCGGCTCGCGTGCGCTCCACAAGATGGCGGAGGAACGGCCCTATTTCATCGAGGCGGCAACGCATGCGGTTGGCGGCTCGCTCGTGCCGGTGCCCGGCGGCGTGCTGATCCGCGACACGAACAACCTGCTGCTCGGTGCGATCGGCATATCCGGCGACACCTCCGACAATGACGAGGCGGCCGCCGTCACCGGAATCACCGCCGCCGGCCTCAGGGCCGACACTGGCGCCTAG
- the lysM gene encoding peptidoglycan-binding protein LysM → MGLFSFIKDAGAKIFGSTPAKAATADELQKELAGHGLPSDVAISIDGDKVKVSGKAVSTEQAEKIILALGNTTGVASVESDLAVTKETAAAVFYTVKKGDTLWKIAEEHYGKGQGAKYTDIVKANTPPVKNPDLIQPGWVLRIPAQA, encoded by the coding sequence ATGGGTCTGTTCAGTTTCATCAAGGATGCGGGCGCGAAGATTTTCGGCTCGACACCAGCCAAGGCCGCCACGGCGGACGAGTTGCAGAAAGAGCTGGCCGGTCATGGCTTGCCGTCCGACGTCGCGATCTCGATCGATGGCGACAAGGTCAAGGTCTCGGGCAAGGCGGTCTCGACCGAGCAGGCCGAGAAGATCATCCTGGCGCTGGGGAACACGACCGGGGTCGCCTCGGTCGAATCCGATCTCGCGGTGACCAAGGAAACCGCCGCCGCCGTGTTCTACACGGTCAAGAAGGGCGACACGCTCTGGAAGATCGCCGAAGAGCATTACGGCAAGGGCCAGGGCGCCAAATACACCGACATCGTCAAGGCCAATACGCCGCCGGTGAAAAATCCCGACCTGATCCAGCCAGGCTGGGTGCTACGGATTCCGGCGCAAGCCTGA
- a CDS encoding rhodanese-like domain-containing protein, with protein sequence MIVKDLDIDAVKAGLADGSILVVDVREPHEFAAGHIPGSTSLPLSQFDPAAIPDESGKRIVFSCAAGVRSLRALEFAQSAGLDIDSHYLGGFKDWAMQGGPVER encoded by the coding sequence TTGATCGTGAAGGATCTCGATATCGACGCCGTCAAGGCCGGGCTTGCGGATGGATCGATCCTGGTGGTCGATGTGCGCGAGCCGCATGAATTCGCGGCCGGTCATATTCCCGGCTCGACCTCGCTGCCGCTCTCGCAATTCGACCCTGCCGCCATTCCCGACGAGTCCGGCAAGCGCATCGTCTTCTCCTGCGCGGCCGGCGTGCGCTCGCTGCGCGCGCTCGAATTCGCGCAATCGGCGGGGCTCGACATCGACAGCCATTATCTCGGCGGCTTCAAGGATTGGGCGATGCAGGGCGGGCCGGTCGAGCGCTGA
- a CDS encoding YiiG family protein translates to MTVSMFFRSATFAFALLALTPAGVLAQGAATTAAPAANEADLQAAIAKSNAYTALMNRTLRAIQSWERYASWVDMKKGPTGKERYIDYGLYSLYDVAGEIKRAEEAVTQAPALPEIDQTIRRYIKAYQELAPLVTRAERYYERKDYRDDNAAEGRNLHISMVPAAKTFLDERATLDAQMRVYKKGLDQRELAAVEQREGRSVRWQVRNVMINARGVMDLMPSNEKPVVDLKAFDAAVADYAGAVREMDRFKETEPKGAPFIESQASSWLGRLRDFRDKLGRGKGDVRRGAANDANWLVSSYNTMVSLSETAIRTIR, encoded by the coding sequence ATGACGGTTTCCATGTTTTTCCGCAGCGCGACCTTTGCCTTCGCGCTCCTGGCGCTGACACCTGCCGGTGTTCTGGCTCAGGGAGCCGCGACAACTGCCGCGCCAGCCGCCAACGAGGCCGACCTCCAGGCCGCCATCGCCAAGTCCAACGCCTATACCGCCCTTATGAACCGGACGTTGCGTGCGATCCAGTCCTGGGAGCGCTATGCGAGCTGGGTCGACATGAAGAAGGGGCCGACCGGCAAGGAGCGCTACATCGACTACGGGCTCTACAGCCTCTACGACGTCGCCGGCGAGATCAAACGCGCCGAGGAGGCCGTCACCCAGGCGCCGGCGCTGCCGGAGATCGACCAGACGATCAGGCGCTACATCAAGGCTTATCAGGAACTCGCGCCGCTGGTCACCAGGGCGGAGCGCTATTACGAGCGCAAGGATTATCGCGACGATAACGCCGCCGAGGGGCGCAACCTGCACATATCGATGGTGCCGGCCGCAAAAACCTTCCTCGATGAGCGCGCGACGCTCGATGCCCAGATGCGCGTCTACAAGAAAGGGCTCGATCAGCGCGAGCTCGCCGCCGTCGAGCAGCGGGAAGGTCGCTCGGTGCGCTGGCAGGTCCGCAACGTCATGATCAACGCCCGAGGGGTGATGGATCTGATGCCGAGCAATGAGAAGCCGGTCGTCGACCTCAAGGCGTTCGACGCGGCCGTGGCTGATTATGCCGGCGCGGTGCGCGAGATGGACCGATTCAAGGAGACCGAGCCCAAAGGCGCGCCCTTCATCGAAAGCCAGGCGAGTTCCTGGCTGGGCAGGCTGAGGGATTTTCGTGATAAGCTCGGCCGCGGCAAGGGCGACGTCCGGCGCGGTGCGGCCAACGACGCGAACTGGCTCGTCAGCTCCTACAACACCATGGTCTCGCTGTCGGAGACCGCGATCCGCACCATCCGCTGA
- a CDS encoding xanthine dehydrogenase family protein molybdopterin-binding subunit → MRPMKFGFGQPVRRVEDHRLTTGAGRYTDDTAVEGALHAFVLRSQYAHARFTIRDKAAACKMKGVKLILTGEDVAHLGGIPCKGLIKTISGEPVVPLPVPVLPTDTVRHVGEAVAFIVAETLDQARDAAEAIDISWETLPSITGIAAALEPKAPQVWPDRPGNVAFEAEQGDKAKTEAAFAKADRTVSVTIVNNRLASNYMETRACIAEYDKETKRWTLTLGSQGSHGTRDILASYILKVDPKRIRVVTPDVGGGFGTKIFMYREYPLTMVAAEMLKRPVRWVSDRTEHFLADTHGRANLATATVALDKKGKFIALKVDLAAEMGSYLSQYGPFIPWVGTTMTPGCYSIPAVHVRFRGVLTNTTPVDAYRGAGRPEAAYLIERLVDAVARETGKTPDAVRALNFVKPSEMPHKTQTGPVYDSGEFEGHMRRAMDVADWKGFKSRLKASTKAGKIRGIGLACYIEACGGGGPESSTVILEKDGMVTVLIGTQSNGQGHETAYSQLVSQHLDIPMDRIRVIQGDTDKVETGSGTGGSRSIPVGGAALDKATAILSDNLKQLASEKLEAGVGDLEIVDGAVRVVGTDKALDLAAIAALPGATSAMLKVHQSWTPPEATYPNGTHVCELEVDPGTGATAILNYVVVDDFGVTLNPIMLQGQVHGGAAQGIGQALMEEIRFDTEGQMLTATFMDYALPRAVDVPSFHFETRNVRCVTNALGVKGAGEAGAIGACPAVMNAMVDALDRAAGIKAIDMPATPIKVFNALKQAGYPL, encoded by the coding sequence ATGCGTCCCATGAAATTCGGATTCGGCCAGCCCGTGCGGCGCGTCGAGGATCACCGCCTGACCACGGGCGCAGGTCGTTACACGGATGATACGGCCGTCGAGGGCGCGCTGCATGCCTTCGTGCTGCGCTCGCAATACGCGCATGCCAGGTTCACGATCCGAGACAAGGCTGCCGCCTGCAAGATGAAGGGCGTGAAGTTGATCCTGACGGGTGAGGACGTCGCCCATCTCGGCGGCATTCCCTGCAAGGGTCTGATCAAGACGATCTCGGGCGAGCCGGTCGTGCCGTTGCCGGTGCCGGTGCTGCCGACCGATACCGTGCGCCATGTCGGCGAGGCGGTCGCTTTCATCGTCGCCGAGACGCTCGACCAGGCGCGCGACGCAGCCGAGGCCATCGACATTTCCTGGGAGACGCTGCCCTCGATAACCGGCATCGCTGCTGCGCTGGAGCCCAAGGCGCCGCAGGTCTGGCCGGACCGGCCGGGCAATGTCGCCTTCGAGGCCGAGCAGGGCGACAAGGCCAAGACCGAGGCGGCTTTCGCCAAGGCCGACCGCACCGTCTCCGTCACTATCGTCAACAATCGGCTTGCCTCCAACTATATGGAGACGCGCGCCTGCATCGCCGAATACGACAAGGAGACCAAGCGCTGGACGCTGACGCTCGGCAGCCAGGGCAGCCATGGCACGCGCGACATCCTGGCGAGCTATATCCTGAAGGTCGATCCCAAGCGCATCCGCGTCGTCACGCCCGATGTCGGCGGCGGCTTCGGCACCAAGATCTTCATGTATCGCGAATACCCGCTGACCATGGTCGCGGCCGAGATGCTGAAACGCCCGGTGCGCTGGGTCTCCGACCGCACCGAGCATTTCCTCGCCGACACCCATGGCCGCGCCAATCTCGCCACGGCGACGGTCGCGCTCGACAAGAAGGGCAAGTTCATCGCCCTCAAGGTCGATCTTGCCGCCGAGATGGGCTCCTATCTCTCCCAGTACGGACCTTTCATCCCCTGGGTCGGGACCACGATGACGCCGGGCTGCTACAGCATTCCCGCCGTGCATGTTCGCTTTAGGGGCGTGCTGACGAATACGACGCCGGTCGATGCCTATCGCGGCGCGGGCCGCCCCGAGGCGGCCTATCTGATCGAGCGATTGGTCGATGCAGTCGCACGCGAGACCGGCAAGACGCCCGACGCCGTGCGCGCGCTCAACTTCGTCAAGCCAAGCGAGATGCCGCACAAGACCCAGACCGGGCCGGTCTATGATTCCGGCGAGTTCGAGGGGCATATGCGCCGCGCCATGGACGTGGCTGACTGGAAGGGCTTCAAGAGCCGCCTCAAGGCCTCGACCAAGGCCGGCAAGATCCGCGGCATCGGCCTCGCCTGCTATATCGAGGCCTGCGGCGGCGGTGGGCCGGAGAGCTCGACCGTGATCCTCGAGAAGGACGGCATGGTGACCGTGCTGATCGGGACGCAGTCGAACGGGCAGGGGCATGAGACCGCCTATTCACAGCTCGTTTCTCAGCATCTCGACATTCCGATGGACCGCATCCGCGTCATCCAGGGCGATACCGACAAGGTCGAGACGGGTTCGGGCACCGGCGGTTCACGTTCGATCCCTGTCGGCGGCGCGGCACTCGACAAGGCGACTGCGATCCTCTCCGACAATCTCAAGCAGCTTGCCTCGGAGAAGCTCGAAGCCGGCGTGGGCGATCTCGAGATCGTCGATGGCGCGGTGCGCGTCGTCGGCACCGACAAGGCGCTCGACCTCGCTGCCATCGCGGCGCTGCCGGGCGCGACCTCGGCCATGCTCAAGGTGCACCAGAGCTGGACGCCGCCGGAAGCGACTTATCCCAACGGGACGCATGTCTGCGAATTGGAGGTCGATCCCGGTACCGGAGCGACCGCGATCCTCAACTATGTCGTGGTCGACGATTTCGGCGTGACGCTGAACCCGATCATGCTGCAGGGGCAGGTTCATGGCGGTGCGGCGCAAGGCATCGGCCAGGCCCTGATGGAGGAGATCCGCTTCGATACGGAAGGCCAGATGCTGACCGCGACCTTCATGGACTATGCCCTGCCGCGCGCGGTCGACGTGCCGAGCTTCCATTTCGAGACGCGCAATGTGCGCTGCGTCACCAATGCGCTGGGTGTGAAGGGTGCGGGTGAGGCGGGCGCCATCGGGGCATGCCCGGCGGTGATGAACGCGATGGTGGATGCGCTCGACCGCGCGGCCGGCATCAAGGCGATCGACATGCCGGCGACCCCGATCAAGGTCTTCAACGCGCTGAAGCAGGCCGGGTATCCGCTGTAG
- a CDS encoding c-type cytochrome produces MIRFALAATALVLGFSAVMAQSDPIAERKATMKMIGGATGLGAKIAKGEEAFDAAKVQGIFKTYVDSGKKMETLFPDSSKTGDTTAGPKIWEDQAGFKALQVKFESDAAAAATAATDLASFRTAFGTVTKNCAACHETYRIKK; encoded by the coding sequence ATGATCCGCTTTGCTCTTGCCGCCACTGCTCTGGTGCTCGGTTTTTCCGCCGTCATGGCGCAGTCCGATCCGATTGCCGAACGCAAGGCCACGATGAAGATGATCGGCGGAGCCACCGGGCTCGGCGCCAAGATCGCCAAGGGCGAGGAGGCGTTCGACGCCGCCAAGGTCCAGGGCATCTTCAAGACCTATGTCGACTCCGGCAAGAAGATGGAGACGCTGTTTCCCGACAGCTCCAAGACCGGCGACACCACCGCCGGCCCGAAGATCTGGGAAGATCAGGCGGGCTTCAAGGCGTTACAGGTCAAGTTCGAAAGCGATGCCGCGGCCGCGGCGACTGCCGCCACCGATCTCGCCTCGTTCCGCACCGCATTCGGCACCGTCACCAAGAACTGCGCCGCCTGCCACGAGACCTATCGCATCAAGAAGTGA
- a CDS encoding cytochrome c, whose protein sequence is MLLLRRLLVTLVALAALGLAGFYVLTDPRVVSPAPQIGALPAPDIENGKLLFAAGGCSSCHATPGQDDKLRLGGGLALGSPFGTFHAPNISPHTRDGIGNWGVKDFVDAMATGVSPAGQHYYPAFPYTSYRLIPPKALADLFAYIRTLAPVEGKAAPHELPFPFNIRRVVGGWKLLFFDGASFKPDPGKSEAWNRGFYLVNGPGHCAECHSSRNALGAIVQATRFAGGPDPEGKGWVPNITQAEDGLGKWSKEEIAELLKTGFTPSFDSVGGSMAAVVRNIAQLSDADRLAMAEYLKSLAAVQGPARPGKTTN, encoded by the coding sequence ATGCTGCTGCTGCGCCGCCTGCTGGTTACCCTCGTCGCGCTGGCGGCGCTCGGCCTTGCCGGTTTCTACGTATTGACCGACCCGCGCGTAGTGTCGCCTGCTCCGCAGATCGGTGCGCTGCCGGCGCCAGACATCGAGAACGGCAAGCTGCTCTTCGCCGCGGGCGGCTGTTCATCCTGCCACGCGACGCCCGGCCAGGACGACAAGCTCAGGCTCGGAGGCGGGCTCGCGCTGGGCTCGCCCTTCGGCACCTTCCACGCGCCCAATATCTCGCCGCATACGCGCGACGGCATCGGAAATTGGGGCGTGAAGGACTTCGTCGACGCGATGGCGACCGGCGTCTCGCCGGCCGGGCAGCATTATTATCCGGCCTTCCCCTATACCTCCTACCGGTTGATCCCGCCCAAGGCGCTGGCCGATCTCTTCGCCTATATTCGCACGCTCGCGCCCGTCGAGGGCAAGGCCGCGCCGCATGAACTGCCGTTCCCCTTCAACATCCGCCGCGTCGTCGGCGGCTGGAAGCTGCTCTTCTTCGACGGGGCCTCGTTCAAGCCCGATCCGGGCAAGAGCGAGGCATGGAATCGCGGCTTCTATCTGGTGAACGGCCCCGGCCATTGCGCTGAATGCCATTCGAGCCGCAACGCGCTGGGCGCCATCGTCCAAGCGACGCGCTTCGCCGGCGGGCCTGATCCGGAGGGCAAGGGCTGGGTTCCCAATATCACCCAGGCCGAGGACGGTCTGGGCAAATGGTCGAAGGAGGAGATCGCCGAACTGCTCAAGACCGGCTTCACGCCGAGCTTCGACAGCGTCGGCGGCTCAATGGCGGCGGTGGTGCGCAACATCGCCCAGCTTTCCGATGCCGATCGTCTGGCGATGGCGGAATATCTGAAATCGCTGGCGGCGGTGCAGGGGCCGGCGAGGCCGGGCAAGACCACGAATTGA